One window of the Ureibacillus sp. FSL W7-1570 genome contains the following:
- a CDS encoding IS1182 family transposase: MFKYYNMNQLVLPLDLEIKLQENDIAFHIHHLVESIPDEAFQPFLRNTGCPAYHPRMMLKIILCAYSQSVFSGRKIEALLKDSIRMMWLAQGYEPSYRTINRFRVHPEVKELIRQCFVQFRCQLVEEKLIDQEAIFIDGTKIEANANKFTFVWKKSIEKYNQSLIEKSNQLYNELLEKEIIPEMERESDGELSVEELAQMVQQVDEVITEYDQKIEASPDATERKALRSERKYPKRVYKQLIDLILRKQKYQKDFEILGERNSYSKTDLDATFMRMKDDYMKNGQLKAGYNVQIATEGQYALAYSIFPNPTDTRTLIPFLNEIEKHYFPLPKYIVADAGYGSEQNYEDILSNRKCEALIPYTMYEKEQKKKYKQNPFHPDNWMYDEESDTYICPNQQRVTFRYRSVRTDKTGFKRELKIYECENCSGCPFRSSCTKAKEGNHRKVMVNEKWERQKEYVRAKLSEEKAGSIFRQRKMDVEPVFGFLKANLRFTRFSVRGKSKVENEMGIALMAVNLRKYTANKDQLTKNNGEKWKKENLSWLKFSFFLF; this comes from the coding sequence ATGTTCAAATATTATAACATGAATCAATTAGTTTTGCCTCTAGATTTAGAAATAAAATTACAAGAAAATGATATTGCCTTCCACATTCACCATTTAGTTGAAAGTATTCCAGATGAAGCCTTCCAGCCGTTTCTTCGAAATACAGGTTGTCCTGCTTATCATCCACGCATGATGCTAAAAATTATTTTGTGTGCTTATTCCCAATCAGTCTTTTCAGGTCGGAAAATTGAAGCCCTTTTAAAGGACAGTATTCGGATGATGTGGTTGGCACAAGGCTATGAACCAAGTTATCGGACGATCAATCGTTTTCGTGTGCATCCGGAAGTAAAAGAATTAATTCGTCAATGTTTTGTCCAATTCCGTTGCCAACTGGTGGAAGAAAAATTAATCGATCAAGAAGCTATTTTTATCGATGGTACGAAGATTGAAGCGAATGCCAATAAATTTACTTTCGTATGGAAGAAATCCATTGAAAAATACAACCAAAGCTTAATTGAAAAATCCAATCAGCTCTACAACGAACTGTTAGAGAAGGAAATCATCCCTGAAATGGAGCGGGAAAGTGATGGGGAATTGTCCGTAGAAGAACTCGCTCAAATGGTGCAACAAGTCGATGAAGTGATTACGGAATATGACCAAAAGATAGAAGCATCGCCCGATGCCACAGAACGAAAAGCATTAAGAAGCGAACGGAAATATCCGAAGCGAGTGTACAAACAGTTGATTGACTTGATTTTACGTAAACAAAAGTATCAAAAAGACTTCGAAATCTTGGGTGAACGGAATAGTTATTCCAAAACAGACTTAGATGCGACGTTCATGCGAATGAAAGACGACTATATGAAAAACGGTCAATTGAAGGCTGGATACAACGTACAAATCGCAACAGAAGGTCAATACGCACTAGCTTATAGCATCTTTCCAAATCCTACTGATACACGTACATTGATTCCGTTCTTGAATGAGATTGAGAAGCATTATTTTCCATTGCCAAAATATATTGTCGCAGATGCTGGTTATGGTAGTGAACAGAACTATGAGGACATCCTTTCGAATCGAAAATGTGAGGCACTTATTCCATATACCATGTATGAGAAAGAACAAAAGAAGAAATATAAACAAAACCCATTTCATCCAGACAATTGGATGTACGACGAAGAAAGTGATACCTACATTTGTCCGAATCAGCAGCGAGTAACCTTCCGTTATCGTTCTGTACGTACCGATAAGACCGGTTTTAAACGAGAATTGAAAATCTATGAATGTGAAAACTGTTCAGGATGTCCATTTCGTTCATCATGCACAAAAGCAAAGGAAGGCAATCACCGAAAGGTCATGGTGAATGAAAAATGGGAACGACAAAAAGAATATGTAAGAGCGAAGCTTTCAGAAGAAAAAGCAGGTTCTATTTTCCGTCAACGTAAAATGGACGTAGAACCAGTTTTTGGATTCTTGAAGGCTAATTTGCGTTTCACTCGATTTTCCGTCCGAGGAAAATCGAAGGTGGAAAATGAAATGGGGATTGCCTTAATGGCCGTGAATTTACGGAAATACACGGCCAACAAAGATCAACTGACCAAAAATAATGGAGAGAAATGGAAAAAGGAGAATTTGAGTTGGCTCAAATTCTCCTTTTTCCTATTTTGA
- a CDS encoding RNA methyltransferase has translation MKLKKPSKYIYTYIHHPDEYELRRMEMRSFFGFDTEENFIISERCIDPSRSPFMEDLLEVWYEADRMEELQQLVKELKIEDATYKVVCLNRMDLGKTKKIPHPERRKIEKQIGLSINGEPNLNQPDLVFGLLHINDRWYFGKSSKAESIWRKHLHKPSSYSTALSTRVARAIVNIAIPEPEGIRAIDPCCGIGTVLIEALSMNINIVGRDISPLVCVGARKNIAHFGYETTVTKGSITDVTDHYDVAIVDLPYNIYSHLSLEEEYNIILHARRIADRVLFVAIKPIEHLVQKAGFVIKDRSVAKKSNFIRHILLCE, from the coding sequence ATGAAATTGAAGAAACCATCAAAATATATTTATACTTACATCCACCATCCCGATGAATATGAACTTCGGCGAATGGAAATGCGCTCGTTTTTCGGATTCGATACGGAGGAAAATTTTATAATCAGTGAACGCTGCATCGATCCGAGCCGCAGCCCCTTTATGGAAGATCTGCTGGAAGTATGGTATGAGGCAGATCGTATGGAGGAATTGCAACAACTCGTCAAGGAGTTGAAAATAGAAGATGCAACTTATAAAGTGGTATGCCTGAATAGAATGGATCTCGGAAAAACGAAAAAAATCCCTCATCCTGAACGCAGAAAAATCGAAAAACAAATCGGTCTATCCATCAATGGGGAACCAAATTTGAACCAGCCGGATCTTGTTTTTGGATTGCTTCACATCAATGATCGATGGTACTTCGGAAAATCGTCGAAAGCCGAATCGATTTGGCGCAAACATTTACATAAACCAAGCAGTTATTCTACGGCATTGAGCACCCGGGTGGCACGGGCCATTGTCAACATCGCAATTCCCGAACCGGAAGGCATCCGTGCAATCGATCCCTGCTGCGGTATTGGAACTGTTTTAATAGAAGCTTTATCAATGAACATTAATATTGTCGGAAGAGATATCAGCCCGCTTGTTTGCGTTGGCGCAAGAAAAAATATTGCCCATTTTGGTTATGAAACGACTGTGACCAAAGGCTCCATAACGGATGTAACCGATCATTATGACGTGGCCATTGTGGACTTGCCTTATAATATTTATTCTCATCTTTCACTGGAAGAGGAATATAACATCATCCTGCATGCGCGGCGTATTGCGGACCGGGTTTTATTTGTGGCCATTAAGCCGATTGAACATTTGGTTCAAAAAGCCGGGTTTGTGATTAAAGACCGCTCCGTCGCAAAGAAATCCAATTTCATCCGCCATATTTTGTTGTGCGAATAA
- a CDS encoding zinc ribbon domain-containing protein translates to MKQSGCIKCGSRNAGTKEVAMTGTGLSKMFDIQHNQFVVVYCKNCGYSEFYNKQSSTASNILDLFFGG, encoded by the coding sequence ATGAAACAAAGTGGTTGCATCAAGTGCGGAAGCAGAAATGCGGGTACAAAGGAAGTGGCCATGACGGGCACAGGGTTGTCCAAAATGTTTGATATCCAACATAATCAATTTGTCGTAGTGTATTGCAAAAACTGCGGATACTCTGAATTTTATAACAAACAATCCTCCACCGCCTCCAATATATTGGACCTATTTTTTGGAGGATAA
- a CDS encoding MBL fold metallo-hydrolase: MFLKQSFAETSVGDVKLFEGKNAFSKVHLNVFSFYQDGVLIDCGAHSMKKEFLKFFDRLSIDRVVITHAHEDHDGCAKYLSDKGLPVYLHPMSVEKSRKRADYKLYRKFFWGIRPPYHALPHEEAFESRNYQWRVIETPGHACDHVSFLNESTGQLFSGDLFVTPRTKLILREESIPQIIRSIENILQLDFGEMFCCHAGYIKDGKKAFQQKLEYLYELTDKVQTLSKQGFSIDEIHRQLFPRKYQISTVSGGEWHSKHIITSILSS, from the coding sequence ATGTTTCTGAAACAAAGTTTTGCTGAAACAAGCGTAGGGGATGTAAAACTTTTTGAAGGGAAAAATGCATTTTCAAAAGTTCATTTAAACGTATTTTCCTTTTATCAGGATGGGGTGCTCATTGACTGTGGTGCCCATTCCATGAAAAAAGAATTCCTCAAATTTTTTGACCGCCTGTCCATAGACCGTGTGGTGATTACGCATGCCCATGAGGATCATGACGGATGCGCAAAATATTTAAGCGATAAAGGTTTGCCGGTTTATCTTCATCCAATGTCCGTGGAAAAAAGCAGGAAAAGGGCGGATTATAAATTATACCGAAAATTTTTCTGGGGGATTCGGCCGCCGTATCATGCCCTTCCCCACGAAGAAGCATTTGAGTCCCGCAACTATCAATGGCGCGTCATAGAGACTCCCGGCCATGCGTGTGACCACGTATCATTCTTGAATGAGTCCACGGGCCAGCTCTTTTCAGGCGACTTATTCGTGACACCCAGAACAAAATTGATTTTGAGGGAAGAAAGCATCCCGCAAATCATTCGATCCATTGAAAACATTTTGCAGCTGGATTTTGGGGAAATGTTCTGTTGCCATGCAGGATATATAAAGGATGGAAAAAAGGCGTTTCAACAAAAACTGGAGTATTTATATGAATTGACGGATAAAGTGCAGACCTTATCAAAGCAGGGATTTTCCATCGATGAAATTCATCGGCAATTATTTCCTAGAAAATATCAAATATCAACGGTTTCCGGAGGCGAGTGGCATTCAAAGCATATTATCACATCGATCTTGTCCAGTTAA
- a CDS encoding formate/nitrite transporter family protein: MEHNPKEIAQIAIQKGEEKAEMPFFQMFILGFLGGAFISIGYLAYVRMTGTMPEEWGSFVNFMGASVFPIGLVLILLAGGELVTGNMMAVAMACFAKRIKLTKLVRNWFWITIFNFFGALFVAYFFGHVAGLTEGDFLEKTVGAANGKVSASFVEAFVSAIGCNWLVALAVWLCYGTSSFSGKILSIWFPIMTFVLIGFQHVVANMFIIPAAIFAGEMTWGQYVSNFVPVFLGNAVGGAIFVSMFYYLAYLKK, from the coding sequence ATGGAGCACAATCCGAAAGAGATTGCCCAAATCGCCATTCAAAAAGGGGAAGAAAAGGCGGAAATGCCCTTTTTCCAAATGTTCATTTTAGGGTTTTTGGGAGGGGCATTTATCTCCATCGGTTATCTTGCCTATGTACGTATGACTGGTACGATGCCCGAGGAATGGGGCAGTTTTGTAAACTTCATGGGGGCAAGCGTCTTCCCGATTGGCCTGGTGTTAATTTTGCTTGCCGGCGGAGAATTGGTGACTGGAAATATGATGGCCGTTGCCATGGCCTGTTTTGCCAAACGTATAAAACTGACAAAACTGGTCCGCAATTGGTTTTGGATTACGATTTTCAATTTTTTTGGCGCTTTATTTGTCGCTTATTTTTTCGGACATGTTGCCGGTCTGACGGAAGGGGACTTTTTGGAGAAAACGGTTGGCGCAGCCAATGGAAAGGTGAGCGCCAGTTTTGTGGAAGCTTTTGTATCAGCCATCGGGTGCAACTGGCTTGTCGCGTTGGCTGTCTGGTTGTGCTATGGCACGTCTTCCTTTTCCGGGAAAATTTTGTCCATATGGTTTCCGATTATGACGTTCGTATTGATCGGTTTTCAACATGTCGTGGCAAATATGTTTATCATCCCTGCCGCCATCTTTGCCGGAGAAATGACGTGGGGGCAATATGTTTCCAACTTTGTTCCGGTATTTTTAGGAAATGCGGTGGGAGGAGCAATATTTGTAAGCATGTTTTATTATTTGGCTTATCTAAAAAAGTAA